The Aureitalea marina genome includes a window with the following:
- a CDS encoding class I SAM-dependent methyltransferase, whose amino-acid sequence MLKLNFRSLLVLIALLSQLPLIAQSTFSDPYQYRNGSYDGTGKWYMGREIAHVMGYQGMAWLERAEREKEEQTTTLIANMNIQPEDVIADIGAGSGYHVFKMAPLANKGMVYAVDIQIQMLTAIKARKDAGGFDNVQGVKGEIEGVNLPKNSVDKVLIVDVYHEMSHPVEMMRSIRKAMRPDAQLFLIEYREEDASVPIKPLHKMSEAQAVKEMRAAGFRLKENMGNLPWQHCMVFVLDGN is encoded by the coding sequence ATGCTGAAGTTGAATTTTCGATCCCTCCTTGTCCTGATTGCTCTGTTAAGTCAGCTTCCCTTAATTGCTCAGTCTACGTTCTCAGATCCATATCAGTATCGTAACGGAAGTTATGACGGCACTGGCAAATGGTATATGGGAAGGGAAATTGCGCATGTGATGGGCTACCAGGGGATGGCCTGGTTGGAAAGGGCCGAGCGTGAAAAAGAAGAACAGACCACTACCCTGATCGCGAATATGAATATTCAACCGGAAGATGTGATAGCGGACATTGGCGCAGGTTCAGGATATCATGTCTTTAAGATGGCTCCATTGGCAAATAAAGGGATGGTCTATGCTGTGGACATTCAAATTCAGATGCTCACGGCCATAAAAGCTCGAAAAGATGCTGGTGGATTTGACAATGTTCAAGGAGTCAAAGGAGAGATCGAAGGGGTTAACTTGCCTAAAAACAGTGTGGACAAGGTATTGATCGTGGATGTGTATCATGAGATGAGTCACCCGGTAGAGATGATGCGCTCCATCAGAAAGGCGATGCGTCCAGATGCCCAACTCTTCCTTATTGAATATCGGGAGGAGGATGCTTCTGTGCCTATTAAACCATTGCATAAAATGTCCGAGGCCCAGGCCGTTAAGGAGATGCGCGCAGCTGGTTTTCGACTCAAAGAAAATATGGGTAATCTACCCTGGCAACACTGCATGGTATTTGTTTTGGACGGGAACTAG